The Bradyrhizobium sp. WSM471 genome includes the window TTTCGGTAAAGTGGAATATTTTTGTGGGGAGGGGTTGACGGGATGGCGGGTGTTTTGCCCGACGGCGAACCCTACATTGCACCGCCGCTCAGCGATTCAGCCCGATCCGCAGTCGCCGCGCACGATCTCGGAAGGCGCGATCGCCTCCCTCTAGAATATCGCAAACTATTCTCCTCATAGATTCTTCTTCGAGCCCCCCAGCATAGTAGGTGATTGGCGGCAATCCATTCCCCGGATGAGCGCCCACCTTCGCGACAATTATCTGGTCCGCATCGGTATTGACTACCAAATTGGCATTGTGGGTGACGAGAATGACCTGACGTCGGCTCTTGGCCGACTGAAATAGTGGAACGAGTTCGTCGTAGATCGACTTTGGATCAAGATTCTCTTCCGGTTGATCTATTATCAAAGGCCTATCGTCACCGTCGTCTAGGGCTAGATAAAGTAGAACTAAGACTATCCCACGAGTTCCAGGCGACAGTTTATGAATGTCAATTCCATCGTATTTGATGCCGTATTCGATCGAGATGTGATCGGTGCTGTATAACCATTGCGCAAACCGCTTACTCCAAGCTCGATAATTCGAAGTATCACTCTTCGGGTAGGGCGCGTCTTCCAACAAAGAAGGCACATGTCTCTCGATAAATGCACTCATAGCCCCTGATACATCGGCTGAGTTACCTCTATGCCAAGCTTGAGCAAGAAGCGTATTCGCCTCCCTTTCTAGGGTCCCTATTCCTTTGAAAGGCCCGCCTCGCTTATCGAACAAACTCTCGCCGCGTGTGGCCCAACCCCTTACATTCACCACCCGCGAAACCGTGAAGGAAAGCTTTGCCAACGTCCCCCCGGCGGCTGCGAGACGTTTCGTCAGCGGAGCATATAACTCGGTAAGAACACTCTCTTCATCTAAGATTGCATCGAATACACGCGTGTAACCTTTGTCACGCAAAGATACCAGTTCTTCGGCGCGCTGCTTCGCTCCTGTACAATCCGCGAGCTTCTCTTTGAGCTTTTGCAGTGAGACATTCTCGTCCGCAAGCCGCTTTAAGATGGCGGCGAGCCGGTCAGCGGTGACTTTATCTGCTGCGACGAGCCTTCCTAGCCTCTCCGCCTCAGCGTCAAGCACTGCGAGCGATAAATGATCAAGCCTGGCATTGTCAGTGACAAAGGCTCCGTCGTCTTGAACGGGCCTCCTTGGAGACGACCCTTTCCAACTAGCTAGATTTTGCGAAACCTCCTTCGACTTCTGATCGACAACAGAGCTCACATCGCCGGTATAGTCCAAGAGGAATCGCTTCCAATCTTCAGGCGTTATTCCAGCGCGCTGATGTTGCTCTTGCATCGATCGAAGCGCCGCGGGAGCGCGGTTCTGTCGCAAATCCCGAACATCTGAATTTACGCCAGCCAACGAGGTTTGCTGGTTAGAGAAGTATCGGATGTTTCCTCTCACGGTTTCAGCCGCAGAGAGCACCTGCTGGAGGCGGTCGGAAGCCTTACTCTGCGTCTTGGGCAGGAGACTGACACGATCTCCTTGATAGCGCGCGATTAGCTTTTCTTTTTCAGCGATATGCGCAGATACGACGGAAACTTGTTTGGTCTTCTCCATCTCAATGGCTATTTGATCTGAGATCCCAGCCAAAGCAGTGGCTTCGCGAACACGGGTATCGTGATAAGTCGACGCGCGATTGTCGAGTAATTCGTCGAAATCTGCGGCTCCATCGCGCTCAAGCGCTGGATGGGCTTCGAAGATGACTCGCTCTATCTCTCTTATGAGACTTGGCATTCCCTCGATTGAGCAAAGATCTTCAACAAACTGTTGAGACAGATAACGAGCACGTGGATGGGCGTCGGCCGAAAGATCAATTGGAAAGTCCAGCAAACTGCGTGTCGGCCCTTGCTGCCCTCTCCAGTTTAGAGAGACGGTCGCTCCAGATAGGTATTCGTGGGCTCTAGCCAAAAACGACGGGCGTTCCGATGACGGAACATAAGAGCCGCATCCCGTCGCTATTATGTCTGCGAGCGCAGTCTTGCCCGCGCCGCGGGCACCGATGATGGCTACAAGGCCAGAATTCAACGGTATTCTTGGGGTTATCGCCCACGGAGCATTCGCGATATGAACCTCATCAATCACCTGAGATTCCATGGCGGGCGACGGAGGCACCTCACCAACGTAAGCGCGCTCAGGATCAATGCAGGCCTGCAGTAGAGCATCAAACGTCGGCTGGCCCTTTATCCAGCAGAAACGGCTTTCGTCCGGCTTTCCTACGCGGTCGAGCGAATGAGCATCAGAGCCCCAAAGGCACGGCTTGGGACCGTTGTAGTCACGTCGAAGCTCATCGAGACTTGCTGCTCCATACCCGAGCCAAAAATCCCGCTGCTTGAGACTACCGGCAAAGATTGCGTGAGCAGCTTTCTCCATCTCCCGGCGCAAAACATTGTCAGATGCTTCCTTTACGCCGGACGTTCCGTCAGCGTTGCCCGCTACAGCAATGAGTATATTACTCTGCGCCCATTTCATGTCCCGATAGACTTCCAGAAGGTCTTCTCGGGATACCTTGAACTGTAGACAGCCGTGCTGAAGTGCGGCCTCTTCATTGCTTTTGCCGGGGTCCGCGCGCGCCCCGAGCCGCCTAAGGTCACTTTCAGTGCAGGCAAATTTGTCGTCGAAAGCGACAAACGATAGACGGCTCAAAAATCGATGAAGCTCCGTTAAGTGATGGGGGTCTTCTGGATTGACCAGCAGATGCACGTTGACAAAATTGCCCTTGACGGTCCCGGTATTCAGACGAAGTTCGATGTTTGGGAACAGCAGTTCGCATCCCCTAAGACGTCCTTTTTCCTTGAACGCCTTCACGCGTTCGTATGACCTGGGGATGCAGTAATCCGTCACGCCAATCGCGCTCAGGGGCGGCGAAACAGCCTCAAGGGCATTCAAATAGAGTTCCCAACTGTCCTTCTTAGGATATTGATCCGATAGAACTGTCCCGGGCGCGTGAATGTGGGGCTCCCACCGATGCCAGACAGAGCCACGGCTGAGCCGCTGTGAAGTATCCCCCATTTGAAAAACTCTAGCTTATTGGCGTTATGGCAATATCGCGGTTTTACCTAGAAACGATCCAGTGCGTGGAATGAATAGAGCAAAGTAACCACACCGAGTCTTGTACGCCGATGAAACAATGATGAGGTCGCGTATGTATCCACGAGTCCAGACTATCGACCGACATTAATCGGCGCTGTCTTTGCTCCGCCCTCCCTTACGCTTTGCAATCGGCAGCAATCCTTCTGCAGGACGTACAATTCCCTGAACTTTCGCATCCTTCAAATTCAGAAGGCCGGCTCCCGGTCTGGCGCCCGTTTTTGCAGCCTTCCTCACTGCAACCATAACATCT containing:
- a CDS encoding TrlF family AAA-like ATPase — translated: MGDTSQRLSRGSVWHRWEPHIHAPGTVLSDQYPKKDSWELYLNALEAVSPPLSAIGVTDYCIPRSYERVKAFKEKGRLRGCELLFPNIELRLNTGTVKGNFVNVHLLVNPEDPHHLTELHRFLSRLSFVAFDDKFACTESDLRRLGARADPGKSNEEAALQHGCLQFKVSREDLLEVYRDMKWAQSNILIAVAGNADGTSGVKEASDNVLRREMEKAAHAIFAGSLKQRDFWLGYGAASLDELRRDYNGPKPCLWGSDAHSLDRVGKPDESRFCWIKGQPTFDALLQACIDPERAYVGEVPPSPAMESQVIDEVHIANAPWAITPRIPLNSGLVAIIGARGAGKTALADIIATGCGSYVPSSERPSFLARAHEYLSGATVSLNWRGQQGPTRSLLDFPIDLSADAHPRARYLSQQFVEDLCSIEGMPSLIREIERVIFEAHPALERDGAADFDELLDNRASTYHDTRVREATALAGISDQIAIEMEKTKQVSVVSAHIAEKEKLIARYQGDRVSLLPKTQSKASDRLQQVLSAAETVRGNIRYFSNQQTSLAGVNSDVRDLRQNRAPAALRSMQEQHQRAGITPEDWKRFLLDYTGDVSSVVDQKSKEVSQNLASWKGSSPRRPVQDDGAFVTDNARLDHLSLAVLDAEAERLGRLVAADKVTADRLAAILKRLADENVSLQKLKEKLADCTGAKQRAEELVSLRDKGYTRVFDAILDEESVLTELYAPLTKRLAAAGGTLAKLSFTVSRVVNVRGWATRGESLFDKRGGPFKGIGTLEREANTLLAQAWHRGNSADVSGAMSAFIERHVPSLLEDAPYPKSDTSNYRAWSKRFAQWLYSTDHISIEYGIKYDGIDIHKLSPGTRGIVLVLLYLALDDGDDRPLIIDQPEENLDPKSIYDELVPLFQSAKSRRQVILVTHNANLVVNTDADQIIVAKVGAHPGNGLPPITYYAGGLEEESMRRIVCDILEGGDRAFRDRARRLRIGLNR